Proteins encoded in a region of the Flavobacteriaceae bacterium HL-DH10 genome:
- a CDS encoding peptidylprolyl isomerase codes for MKLKSLSLFLFILFLTKVNAQSAQDDVLFSVGEDAVYASEFIRVYNKNLDLVQDESQKDVDEYLKLFTNYKLKLKEARALGFDEKPSYIRELSNYRKQLAKSFVTDTKVTEALIEEAYQRISYDIKANHILIKIDENASPADTLLAYNNILKLRNRALNEGFDVVRKEVHNGQTIFGEELGYFSGFKMVYKFESAAFNTPVGEISQPFRTRFGYHIVNVQDKRESRGERTVAHIMVVKNEADSLAEKPENRIQDIYKKIQQGEDFEALAKQFSDDKATAPKGGMLAPFSSGQISVQKFEDVAFGLKSVGDVSEPFQTQYGWHIVKLYNKKPIPAFEVMKPELEQKVKRDSRSKLIDEALYNSLKEKYNITTKQPALKYFEAILNDDYLKGTWKLPNNFEADKPLIKIGDKQFYFKDFGAYLLGKQRGVDAKSTYDAIVLKQYDAFLNESLVTYQEDNLENENEEFAYIVEEYRDGLLLFDLMENTIWNTAKKDSVEIHEYYNAHKSNYTLPKQVDAVVASSTKQKTLKKVAKLLEQGMALEQIKSLVNSNDKVEVIFTTGIMDSTHQALPKGVSFKKGLSKIYNHNNAFVVVEVKEILPETQKTFDEAKGAVISDYQTNKEEKWIKGLEEKYQVNINQQTLSKVKSQIKNQ; via the coding sequence TTAAAGCTTTTTACTAATTATAAGCTGAAGTTAAAAGAAGCAAGAGCATTAGGCTTTGATGAAAAACCATCATATATTAGAGAGTTGTCAAATTATCGAAAGCAATTGGCTAAAAGTTTTGTTACAGACACAAAGGTAACCGAAGCTTTAATAGAAGAAGCTTACCAAAGAATTTCTTATGATATAAAAGCAAATCATATTTTAATAAAAATTGATGAAAATGCAAGTCCGGCAGATACTTTGTTAGCCTATAATAATATTTTAAAATTACGTAACCGTGCATTAAATGAAGGATTTGATGTTGTTAGAAAAGAAGTGCATAATGGACAAACTATTTTTGGTGAAGAATTAGGTTATTTCTCTGGATTTAAAATGGTTTATAAATTTGAATCAGCGGCGTTTAACACGCCTGTAGGCGAGATATCGCAACCGTTTAGAACAAGATTTGGTTATCATATTGTAAATGTTCAAGACAAAAGAGAATCTCGAGGAGAGCGTACTGTAGCGCATATAATGGTTGTTAAAAACGAAGCCGATTCTTTAGCTGAAAAACCAGAGAATAGAATTCAAGATATTTATAAAAAAATACAACAAGGTGAAGATTTTGAAGCCTTAGCAAAACAGTTTTCAGATGATAAAGCTACGGCACCAAAAGGAGGTATGTTAGCTCCTTTTTCAAGCGGACAAATAAGTGTACAAAAATTTGAAGATGTTGCTTTTGGATTAAAAAGTGTAGGGGATGTATCTGAGCCTTTTCAAACCCAATATGGTTGGCATATTGTAAAACTCTACAATAAAAAGCCAATTCCTGCATTTGAAGTTATGAAACCAGAGTTAGAGCAAAAAGTAAAACGTGATTCTAGATCAAAATTAATTGATGAAGCGTTGTATAATTCACTTAAGGAAAAATATAATATTACAACAAAACAACCAGCATTAAAATATTTTGAAGCCATATTAAATGATGATTATTTAAAAGGAACATGGAAGCTTCCAAATAATTTTGAAGCAGATAAACCTTTAATTAAGATTGGTGATAAACAATTTTATTTTAAAGATTTTGGAGCCTATTTATTAGGAAAGCAGCGAGGTGTTGATGCAAAATCGACTTACGATGCTATTGTTTTAAAACAATACGATGCTTTTTTAAACGAAAGTTTAGTTACATACCAAGAAGATAATTTAGAAAATGAAAATGAAGAATTTGCATATATTGTAGAAGAATATAGAGATGGTTTGTTGTTATTTGATTTAATGGAAAACACCATCTGGAATACAGCAAAAAAAGATTCTGTTGAGATACACGAATATTATAATGCCCATAAAAGTAATTATACACTACCTAAACAAGTAGATGCTGTAGTTGCTTCTTCAACAAAACAAAAAACACTTAAAAAGGTTGCTAAATTATTAGAACAAGGCATGGCTTTAGAGCAAATAAAATCTTTAGTAAACAGTAATGATAAAGTAGAAGTTATTTTTACTACTGGTATTATGGATAGTACTCATCAAGCACTTCCTAAAGGGGTTTCATTTAAAAAAGGTCTTTCAAAAATATATAATCATAATAATGCTTTTGTAGTTGTAGAGGTAAAAGAGATTTTGCCTGAAACACAAAAAACGTTTGATGAAGCCAAAGGTGCTGTTATTTCAGATTATCAAACAAACAAAGAAGAAAAATGGATTAAAGGTCTTGAAGAAAAGTATCAGGTAAATATTAACCAACAGACTTTAAGTAAAGTTAAATCTCAAATTAAAAATCAGTAA
- a CDS encoding peptidyl-prolyl cis-trans isomerase: MRLKPFIILLFIIVTSCDFFKKADERIPIARVNDAYLYQDDIKDLVSEGTSIQDSTLLVQNFINKWATQQLLLDGALLNLSETKQHAFNKLVNQYKNDLYAKAYLDALVRRSIDTIVNLQEAEDYYNNNKEAFKLNEELIKFRYIHVDENIIDFKTIEKKFKVFNKKDKKELDSIAIQFKSYSLNDSIWIKVNQAIDKIPVLTTENKNQLLKKSNFVQLKDSLGVYLMQINDVLLRNDTAPLEYVKPTINQIVINKRKLELIRKLEKDITKDAIKNKQFEIYN; encoded by the coding sequence GTGCGCTTAAAACCCTTCATAATCTTATTATTTATTATTGTAACGTCATGTGATTTTTTTAAAAAAGCAGATGAGCGTATCCCTATAGCCAGAGTTAATGATGCTTATTTATATCAAGACGATATTAAAGATTTAGTTTCAGAAGGAACATCTATACAGGATAGCACACTTTTGGTTCAAAATTTTATTAATAAATGGGCTACACAGCAATTGCTTTTAGATGGCGCATTACTTAATTTAAGTGAAACAAAACAACATGCTTTTAATAAATTAGTTAATCAATATAAAAACGATTTATATGCCAAAGCGTATCTTGATGCTTTGGTAAGAAGGAGTATAGATACTATTGTTAATTTACAAGAGGCCGAAGATTACTATAACAATAATAAAGAAGCCTTTAAATTAAATGAGGAACTTATTAAATTTCGTTACATACATGTCGATGAGAATATTATAGATTTTAAGACTATTGAAAAGAAGTTTAAAGTATTTAATAAAAAAGATAAAAAAGAGCTAGATTCAATAGCAATACAATTTAAATCTTATTCTTTAAACGATTCCATTTGGATAAAAGTGAATCAGGCCATTGATAAAATCCCTGTTTTAACTACCGAAAATAAAAACCAACTGTTAAAAAAATCTAATTTTGTACAACTCAAAGATTCATTAGGAGTATATTTGATGCAAATTAATGATGTTTTGTTACGAAATGATACGGCTCCGTTAGAGTATGTAAAGCCAACGATAAATCAAATCGTTATTAATAAGCGAAAGCTAGAACTTATTAGAAAATTAGAAAAAGATATTACTAAGGATGCTATTAAAAATAAACAATTTGAAATTTACAATTAA
- a CDS encoding peptidylprolyl isomerase: MLLKINNLKFTINLKNLLLLSISLLVVNAMSAQEVIKEANEIKADTLNVVNEKPVDSLSSVVNTKIVDSIRTFRALKVDGVAAVVGDYIVLESDVDKAYLQLEAQKVDISEIPRCQLFGKLLEDKLYAHHAIQDSLPVSDAEIRQNVDYQIQQFLQQVNGSMERLLKVYNKEDEKSLRDEMFEVNKGNYLAQKMQAKIVEEVEVTPEEVRAFFNKIPKDERPRFGTELKVAQIVAEPKVSAEEKQKVIDRLKGFKKDVDENGASFRSKVVLYGEDPGLKQSGYHYVLDRKKPKMVKEFRQVAFSLQEGEVSDPFETEYGFHIIHLEKIMGQQYVVSHVLMMPKVSIEAENEARERLSKIRERIVNGDISFADAAKEASDEKETRGDGGQLINPQTQDYNFELTKMEPELYSQIQNLKDGEVSLVQAEQDRTGNKKFKILTVTDRIDDHEADYARDYLKIKDLALEEKRIKTIEEWQKEKILDTYIKISGEYRNCEFSSNWLKK; the protein is encoded by the coding sequence ATGCTATTAAAAATAAACAATTTGAAATTTACAATTAATTTGAAAAACCTATTACTATTAAGCATATCATTACTAGTTGTAAATGCTATGTCTGCTCAGGAAGTTATAAAGGAAGCAAATGAAATTAAAGCAGATACGTTAAATGTAGTTAATGAGAAACCTGTAGATTCTTTATCTAGTGTTGTTAATACTAAAATAGTAGATTCCATTAGGACTTTTAGAGCGCTTAAAGTAGATGGTGTTGCAGCAGTAGTAGGCGACTATATTGTTTTAGAGTCTGATGTTGATAAAGCATATTTACAGTTAGAAGCACAAAAAGTCGATATTAGTGAAATTCCACGTTGTCAATTATTTGGAAAGCTTTTAGAAGATAAATTATATGCACATCATGCTATTCAAGATAGTTTACCAGTTTCTGATGCTGAAATTCGTCAAAATGTAGATTACCAAATTCAACAGTTTTTACAACAAGTTAATGGTTCTATGGAAAGACTTTTAAAAGTCTATAATAAAGAAGATGAAAAAAGTTTAAGAGACGAAATGTTTGAGGTTAATAAAGGCAATTATTTAGCTCAGAAAATGCAAGCAAAAATTGTAGAAGAGGTCGAAGTTACTCCAGAAGAGGTAAGAGCTTTTTTTAATAAAATACCTAAAGACGAAAGACCTAGGTTTGGAACAGAACTTAAAGTCGCTCAAATTGTAGCAGAACCAAAAGTATCAGCTGAAGAAAAACAAAAGGTTATAGATAGACTAAAAGGCTTTAAAAAAGATGTGGATGAAAACGGTGCTAGTTTTCGTTCTAAGGTTGTTTTGTATGGTGAAGATCCAGGTTTAAAACAATCGGGTTATCATTATGTTCTAGATAGAAAAAAACCGAAAATGGTTAAAGAATTTAGACAAGTAGCATTTTCGCTTCAAGAAGGTGAAGTGTCTGATCCTTTCGAAACAGAATATGGTTTTCATATTATTCATTTAGAAAAAATAATGGGTCAGCAATATGTGGTTAGTCATGTTCTTATGATGCCAAAAGTATCTATAGAAGCAGAGAATGAAGCTAGAGAGCGCTTAAGTAAAATAAGAGAGCGTATTGTAAATGGTGATATTTCTTTTGCTGATGCCGCTAAAGAAGCTAGTGATGAAAAAGAGACTAGAGGAGATGGTGGGCAACTAATAAACCCACAAACACAGGATTATAATTTTGAATTAACAAAAATGGAGCCTGAATTATATTCGCAAATTCAAAATTTAAAAGATGGAGAGGTAAGTCTTGTTCAGGCAGAACAAGATAGAACAGGAAATAAGAAGTTTAAGATTTTAACAGTTACAGATAGAATAGACGATCATGAAGCAGACTATGCTCGTGATTATTTAAAAATTAAAGATCTAGCACTTGAAGAAAAAAGAATAAAGACGATTGAAGAATGGCAAAAAGAAAAAATATTAGACACTTATATTAAAATAAGTGGTGAGTATAGAAATTGCGAATTTTCTAGTAACTGGTTAAAAAAATAA
- a CDS encoding MoxR family ATPase, with translation MSDVAAIENFVKQYKNLKTEIAKVIVGQDDVVNQILISIFSGGHSLLIGVPGLAKTLMVNTIAQALGLDFKRIQFTPDLMPSDILGSEILDEDRHFKFIKGPIFANIILADEINRTPPKTQAALLEAMQERAVTVAGHHYKLELPYFVLATQNPIEQEGTYPLPEAQLDRFMFAINLDYPSFEEEVQVVKATTNDAPSKVNALFTAKQIVEFQHLIRRIPVADNVIEYAVTMVGKTRPHSDAADDLVKTYLDWGAGPRASQNLILAAKTHAAIHGKFSPDIENVQAVAHGILRHRIIKNYKAEAEGVSEETIIRSLF, from the coding sequence ATGTCTGATGTAGCTGCCATCGAAAATTTTGTTAAGCAATATAAAAATTTAAAAACTGAAATAGCTAAAGTTATAGTAGGTCAAGATGATGTAGTAAATCAAATATTAATTTCTATATTTTCTGGTGGGCACTCCTTACTTATAGGAGTACCAGGTTTAGCTAAAACATTAATGGTAAATACCATTGCACAAGCATTGGGTTTAGATTTTAAACGCATTCAGTTTACACCAGATTTAATGCCTAGTGATATATTAGGAAGTGAAATTTTAGATGAAGACCGCCATTTTAAATTTATAAAAGGTCCCATTTTCGCAAATATTATTTTAGCCGACGAGATTAATAGAACACCTCCAAAAACACAAGCAGCTTTACTTGAAGCTATGCAAGAGCGAGCTGTAACAGTAGCTGGACATCATTATAAACTAGAATTACCATATTTTGTTTTAGCAACGCAGAACCCTATAGAGCAAGAAGGAACCTATCCGTTACCAGAAGCGCAGTTAGACCGTTTTATGTTTGCTATTAATTTAGATTATCCATCTTTTGAAGAAGAAGTGCAAGTTGTTAAAGCTACAACTAATGATGCTCCCTCCAAAGTAAACGCTTTGTTTACAGCAAAACAAATTGTTGAATTTCAACATTTAATTCGTAGAATTCCAGTAGCCGATAATGTTATTGAATATGCTGTTACTATGGTAGGAAAAACAAGACCACATAGTGATGCAGCAGACGATTTAGTAAAAACCTATTTAGATTGGGGAGCAGGACCAAGAGCTTCACAAAATTTAATTTTAGCAGCCAAAACACATGCCGCAATACATGGTAAATTTTCACCAGATATTGAAAATGTTCAGGCTGTAGCTCATGGAATTTTAAGACACAGAATTATTAAAAACTACAAAGCCGAAGCAGAAGGGGTTTCAGAAGAAACTATTATTAGAAGCTTGTTTTAA
- a CDS encoding bifunctional aconitate hydratase 2/2-methylisocitrate dehydratase, whose product MNTYKDYIKEIEERKGQGLNPKPIDGADLLSEIIAQIKDSTNPYREDSLNFFIYNTLPGTTSAASVKAKFLKEIILGESVVEEITPAFALEQLAHMKGGPSIEVLLDLALGDDVSIANEAAKVLKTQVFLYEADTERLIEAFKNGSEIAKDILESYAKAEFFTKLPEIDEEIEVVTFIAGVGDISTDLLSPGSDAHSRSDRELHGQCLFEHNKDMQKELLALKEKHPDKRVMLIAEKGTMGVGSSRMSGVNNVALWTGIPGSPYVPFINIAPVIAGTNGISPIFLTTVGVTGGIGIDLQNWVKQKDADGNTVFDADGEPVLEQTYSVETGTVLTINTKTKKLYSGDKELKDISTALTPQKMEFIKAGGSYAVVFGKKLQTIAAKILGIDVPQVYANSKEISIEGQGLTAVEKIFNKNAVGTTPGKTLHAGSDVRVEVNIVGSQDTTGLMTSQELEMMAATVISPIVDGAYQSGCHTASVWDNKSKANIPRLMKFMNDFGLITARDPKGEYHAMTDVIHKVLNDITVGDWDIIIGGDSHTRMSKGVAFGADSGTVALALATGEATMPIPESVKVTFKGDMKSYMDFRDVVHATQQQMLKQFGGENVFQGRIIEVHIGTLTADQAFTFTDWTAEMKAKASICISEDETLIESLEISRDRIQIMIDKGMDNATQVLKGLVDKANTRIQELKSGEKAALRPDATANYHAEVIIDLDEIAEPMIADPDVNNEDVSKRYTHDTIRPLSYYGGVKKVDLGFVGSCMVHKGDMKILAQILKNVEEQQGKVEFNAPLVVAPPTYNIVDELKAEGDWEVLQKYSGFEFDDSAPKGLARTKYENMLYLERPGCNLCMGNQEKAEPGDTVMATSTRLFQGRVVKDSGEKKGESLLSSTPVVVLSTILGRTPTMEEYETAVDGIVLTKFKPSQKELVI is encoded by the coding sequence ATGAATACCTATAAAGATTACATTAAGGAGATCGAAGAACGTAAAGGTCAAGGTCTTAATCCAAAACCAATTGATGGTGCCGATTTACTAAGCGAAATTATCGCTCAAATTAAAGATTCAACCAATCCATACAGAGAAGATTCTCTAAACTTTTTTATTTACAACACTTTACCAGGTACCACAAGTGCTGCAAGTGTAAAAGCAAAATTTTTAAAAGAGATTATTCTTGGAGAATCTGTTGTTGAAGAAATCACACCAGCTTTTGCATTAGAACAATTAGCACACATGAAAGGCGGACCTTCAATAGAGGTTCTACTTGATTTAGCTTTAGGAGATGATGTTTCAATTGCAAATGAAGCAGCCAAAGTTTTAAAAACGCAAGTGTTTCTTTATGAGGCAGATACAGAGCGTTTGATTGAAGCTTTTAAAAATGGAAGTGAAATAGCAAAAGATATTCTTGAAAGTTACGCTAAAGCAGAATTTTTTACAAAATTACCAGAGATTGATGAGGAGATTGAAGTTGTTACTTTCATTGCAGGAGTAGGAGATATTTCAACAGATTTATTGTCTCCAGGTAGTGATGCGCATTCTAGATCAGATCGTGAGTTACATGGTCAGTGTTTATTTGAACACAACAAAGATATGCAAAAAGAGCTTTTAGCTTTGAAAGAAAAACATCCAGACAAGCGTGTGATGTTAATTGCTGAAAAAGGAACCATGGGAGTTGGCTCGTCAAGAATGTCAGGTGTAAACAATGTCGCTTTATGGACAGGTATACCAGGTAGTCCTTATGTGCCATTTATTAATATAGCTCCTGTAATTGCAGGTACAAATGGTATTTCACCAATTTTCCTTACAACTGTTGGTGTAACAGGAGGTATCGGTATTGATCTTCAAAACTGGGTAAAACAAAAAGATGCTGATGGTAATACTGTTTTTGATGCAGATGGAGAACCAGTTTTAGAGCAAACATACTCAGTAGAAACAGGTACAGTGCTTACAATAAACACAAAAACTAAAAAACTATATAGCGGAGACAAGGAATTAAAAGATATTTCTACAGCATTAACACCACAAAAAATGGAGTTTATTAAAGCTGGTGGATCTTATGCCGTTGTTTTTGGTAAAAAATTGCAAACTATTGCCGCTAAAATTTTAGGAATTGATGTGCCTCAAGTTTATGCCAATTCAAAAGAAATTTCTATTGAAGGACAAGGGTTAACAGCGGTAGAAAAAATATTCAATAAAAACGCAGTAGGAACCACACCAGGTAAAACATTACATGCTGGATCTGATGTTCGCGTTGAAGTAAATATTGTAGGTTCTCAGGATACTACAGGACTAATGACATCTCAGGAATTAGAAATGATGGCTGCTACAGTAATTTCTCCTATTGTTGATGGTGCATACCAATCAGGTTGTCATACGGCTTCAGTTTGGGATAATAAGTCCAAAGCTAATATTCCAAGATTAATGAAGTTTATGAATGACTTCGGATTAATTACGGCTCGTGATCCAAAAGGAGAATACCATGCCATGACTGATGTTATTCATAAAGTATTGAACGATATTACAGTTGGTGATTGGGATATTATTATTGGTGGAGATTCCCATACACGTATGTCTAAAGGGGTTGCTTTTGGAGCAGATTCAGGAACTGTAGCTTTAGCATTAGCTACAGGTGAGGCTACTATGCCAATTCCAGAATCGGTTAAAGTAACTTTTAAAGGCGATATGAAAAGTTACATGGACTTCCGAGATGTGGTTCATGCGACACAACAACAAATGTTAAAGCAGTTTGGTGGAGAAAACGTATTTCAAGGACGAATTATTGAGGTGCATATTGGTACTTTAACTGCAGATCAAGCCTTTACATTTACAGATTGGACTGCAGAAATGAAAGCGAAAGCTTCTATCTGTATTTCAGAAGATGAAACTTTAATAGAATCATTAGAGATTTCTAGAGATCGTATCCAAATCATGATTGATAAAGGAATGGATAATGCAACTCAAGTGCTTAAAGGTTTAGTTGATAAAGCAAATACCAGAATTCAAGAATTGAAGTCTGGTGAAAAAGCAGCTTTAAGACCTGATGCTACCGCTAATTACCATGCAGAAGTTATTATTGATTTAGATGAGATTGCTGAACCAATGATTGCCGATCCAGATGTAAATAATGAAGATGTATCGAAACGTTATACACACGATACTATTAGACCATTATCTTATTATGGTGGTGTTAAAAAAGTAGATTTAGGCTTTGTAGGGTCTTGTATGGTTCACAAAGGCGATATGAAAATTTTAGCTCAAATATTAAAAAATGTAGAGGAACAACAAGGTAAAGTTGAGTTTAATGCGCCTTTAGTAGTGGCGCCACCAACCTATAATATTGTTGATGAGTTAAAAGCTGAGGGTGATTGGGAAGTGCTACAAAAATACTCAGGTTTTGAGTTTGATGACAGTGCTCCAAAAGGTTTAGCGCGTACTAAATATGAAAATATGCTATACTTAGAACGTCCTGGATGTAATTTATGTATGGGTAATCAAGAAAAAGCTGAGCCAGGTGATACTGTAATGGCTACTTCTACACGTTTATTCCAAGGACGCGTTGTTAAAGATTCTGGAGAGAAAAAAGGAGAATCTTTATTATCATCTACTCCAGTCGTAGTATTGTCTACAATTTTAGGAAGAACACCTACTATGGAAGAGTATGAAACTGCTGTTGATGGTATTGTATTAACTAAATTTAAGCCATCTCAAAAAGAATTAGTGATATAA
- a CDS encoding aconitate hydratase: MAFDIEMIKGVYTKMAERVDKAREVVGKPLTLSEKILYNHLWDGAPTKAFTRGKDYVDFAPDRIACQDATAQMALLQFMQAGKTKVAVPTTVHCDHLIQAKDGAAADLKNANSVSSEVFNFLESVSNKYGIGFWKPGAGIIHQVVLENYAFPGGMMIGTDSHTVNAGGLGMVAIGVGGADAVDVMAGMAWELKFPKLIGVKLTGKLSGWTAPKDVILRVADILTVKGGTGAIVEYFGEGATSMSCTGKGTICNMGAEIGATTSTFGYDESMERYLRSTDRADVADAANAVKEYLTGDVEVYANPEQYFDEVIEINLSELTPLLNGPFTPDLSTPVGKDMNEKAKANDWPIVVEWGLIGSCTNSSYEDLSRASSIAQQALDKGLKMKSELGINPGSEQVRYTADRDGILQVFEKLDAKLFTNACGPCIGQWARYSDPKNAPKNSIVHSFNRNFAKRADGNPNTHAFVASPEITAAIAIAGRLDFNPMTDKLINEEGQEVMFDEPTGWELPPKGFEVKDNGYLAPESDGSHVQVKVAEDSERLQLLTPFEPIGNDITGAKLLIKAFGKCTTDHISMAGPWLRFRGHLDNISNNCLIGAVNAFGKKTNFVKNQLTGEFGGVPDTARAYKAAGVPSIVVGDHNYGEGSSREHAAMEPRHIGVVAVIVKSFARIHETNLKKQGMLGLTFANEADYDLIQEDDTFNFLDLNEFTPDKQLTLEAVHTDGSKDVIKLNHTYNDAQIAWYNEGSALNLIKKENAAS; encoded by the coding sequence ATGGCATTTGATATTGAAATGATTAAAGGTGTTTACACCAAAATGGCGGAACGTGTTGATAAAGCTCGAGAAGTTGTAGGGAAACCATTAACCCTTTCTGAAAAAATATTATACAATCATCTTTGGGATGGTGCTCCAACAAAAGCATTTACTAGAGGAAAAGATTATGTAGATTTTGCTCCAGACAGAATAGCATGTCAAGATGCCACAGCTCAAATGGCTTTATTGCAATTTATGCAGGCAGGAAAAACTAAAGTAGCTGTACCTACAACAGTACATTGTGATCATTTAATTCAAGCTAAAGATGGTGCTGCTGCCGATTTAAAAAACGCTAATAGTGTAAGTAGTGAGGTGTTTAATTTTTTAGAGTCAGTATCTAATAAATATGGTATTGGTTTCTGGAAGCCAGGAGCAGGGATTATTCACCAAGTAGTATTAGAAAATTATGCGTTTCCAGGAGGTATGATGATTGGTACCGATTCACATACGGTTAATGCTGGTGGATTAGGAATGGTAGCTATTGGTGTTGGAGGAGCAGATGCAGTAGATGTTATGGCTGGTATGGCTTGGGAATTAAAATTTCCGAAGTTAATAGGTGTTAAGTTAACAGGTAAATTATCTGGATGGACCGCACCAAAAGATGTGATTTTAAGAGTAGCAGATATTCTTACTGTAAAAGGAGGAACTGGTGCTATTGTAGAATATTTTGGAGAAGGAGCAACCTCTATGTCTTGTACAGGTAAAGGAACCATTTGTAACATGGGGGCTGAAATAGGTGCTACTACATCAACATTTGGATATGATGAATCTATGGAGCGGTATTTACGTTCTACAGATAGAGCAGATGTTGCCGATGCAGCAAACGCAGTGAAAGAATACTTAACAGGTGATGTTGAAGTATACGCAAATCCTGAGCAGTATTTTGATGAGGTTATTGAAATTAATTTATCTGAATTAACTCCGTTATTAAACGGACCTTTTACGCCAGATTTATCGACGCCTGTAGGTAAAGATATGAATGAAAAAGCAAAAGCTAACGATTGGCCAATTGTAGTAGAATGGGGGTTAATAGGGTCTTGTACTAATTCATCTTACGAAGATTTATCTCGTGCGTCTTCTATAGCGCAGCAAGCTTTAGATAAAGGTTTGAAAATGAAATCAGAATTGGGTATTAATCCAGGTTCTGAGCAAGTACGTTATACAGCAGATCGTGATGGTATTCTTCAAGTTTTCGAAAAATTAGATGCTAAACTATTTACAAATGCTTGCGGACCATGCATTGGGCAATGGGCTAGATATAGCGATCCTAAAAATGCACCTAAAAATAGTATTGTTCATTCTTTTAATAGAAACTTTGCTAAACGTGCTGATGGAAACCCAAATACGCATGCCTTTGTAGCATCTCCAGAAATTACTGCAGCAATTGCTATTGCAGGTCGTTTAGATTTTAACCCAATGACCGATAAGTTAATTAATGAAGAGGGACAAGAAGTAATGTTTGATGAACCAACAGGATGGGAATTACCTCCAAAAGGTTTTGAGGTTAAAGATAATGGATATTTAGCACCAGAATCTGATGGTAGCCATGTGCAAGTAAAAGTAGCAGAAGATTCAGAAAGATTACAATTGTTAACTCCTTTTGAGCCTATTGGAAATGATATTACTGGCGCTAAATTATTAATTAAAGCTTTTGGAAAATGTACTACCGATCATATTTCTATGGCTGGGCCTTGGTTACGATTTAGAGGTCATTTAGATAATATTTCTAACAATTGTTTAATTGGTGCTGTTAATGCATTTGGTAAAAAAACAAACTTTGTTAAAAATCAATTAACAGGAGAGTTTGGTGGTGTTCCAGATACAGCTAGAGCATATAAAGCAGCAGGTGTTCCATCAATAGTTGTTGGCGATCATAATTACGGTGAGGGATCTTCTAGAGAGCATGCAGCCATGGAACCAAGACATATAGGTGTAGTTGCAGTTATTGTAAAATCGTTTGCTCGTATTCATGAAACAAACCTTAAAAAACAAGGGATGCTAGGTTTAACTTTTGCCAATGAAGCCGATTATGATTTAATTCAAGAAGATGATACGTTTAACTTCTTAGATTTAAACGAATTTACTCCAGATAAACAACTAACTTTAGAAGCTGTTCATACTGATGGAAGTAAAGATGTTATTAAACTAAACCACACATATAATGATGCACAAATAGCATGGTATAATGAAGGTTCTGCTTTAAACTTAATTAAAAAAGAGAATGCAGCTTCTTAA
- a CDS encoding PH domain-containing protein, producing the protein MKTYKSKFGYKIMVFLALLFCSIIGFMVYKNESLKAIILVGGIFSLVYGLFLYLNLSTEYTLTNDGVLKVKYGFFYNKRFDISKIKTIAKTNNLISSPAPSLDRIELTYGEFDLIIISPKDKIGFAQELTKVNPKIVNKLTE; encoded by the coding sequence ATGAAAACTTACAAATCAAAATTTGGATATAAAATAATGGTGTTCCTTGCACTATTATTCTGTTCAATTATTGGATTTATGGTTTATAAAAATGAATCATTGAAAGCAATAATTTTGGTTGGAGGAATCTTTTCATTGGTCTACGGACTATTCCTTTACCTGAATTTATCGACCGAATATACGCTTACAAATGATGGGGTTTTAAAGGTAAAATACGGGTTTTTCTACAACAAAAGGTTTGACATTAGCAAAATCAAGACAATAGCAAAAACCAATAATTTAATTTCCTCTCCAGCTCCTTCATTAGACAGAATTGAACTGACTTATGGGGAATTTGACTTAATCATAATTTCGCCTAAAGATAAAATTGGATTTGCACAGGAATTGACAAAAGTGAATCCTAAAATTGTAAACAAATTGACTGAATAA